In a genomic window of Nodosilinea sp. E11:
- a CDS encoding chlorophyll a/b binding light-harvesting protein, with translation MAINAVHKTQEQYPWWAGNARFIDLSNTFIVAHVAQAALIMLWAGVFTLFELAVYSPDAPMYAQGLILLPHLATQGWGMASGGAIADTFPLFAIGVVHIVAAGVLAGGAYFHWARLGQSLATAGGRAAKFHFEWDDAKQLGLILGHHLIILGLGALLLVVRAMALGGLYDANIGEVRLVTDPTLDFGTIWSYRTHLFDVNNLEDLVGGHIYVAVLLILGGAWHILVPPFKWVQQRFLFSGDGILAYSLFGIALAGFAASYYCGFNTLAYPTEFYGPPLELKSAFLPSYYDPSGAVESGYSSRTWLANAHFYLAFFFLQGGLWHYQRAMGFDLSKTWANWRQNRVAVSENPALVYQNPVHSEPKPLLAVCYEAPQIDLPPLLTMEQDFADYLYRPSQGIEPPSLAKTNGNGVRQTLYQTTYESRKQSFYGSPKSVDNRAFAQSRQPGRMYEPPKVPQNGLHYPVPIPQVVYEPSQSPVPSPQTTV, from the coding sequence ATGGCTATCAACGCTGTTCACAAAACCCAGGAGCAATATCCCTGGTGGGCGGGTAACGCCCGATTTATTGACCTATCTAATACCTTCATTGTGGCCCACGTGGCTCAGGCTGCGTTGATCATGCTTTGGGCGGGGGTGTTTACCCTGTTTGAATTGGCGGTTTACTCCCCCGATGCCCCGATGTATGCCCAAGGGCTAATTTTGCTGCCCCATCTGGCTACCCAGGGCTGGGGGATGGCTTCGGGCGGGGCGATCGCCGATACCTTTCCCCTGTTTGCCATTGGGGTAGTGCACATTGTCGCGGCTGGGGTGCTGGCCGGTGGAGCTTACTTCCACTGGGCTCGCCTGGGTCAGAGCCTGGCGACGGCCGGCGGTAGAGCCGCCAAGTTTCACTTTGAGTGGGATGATGCCAAACAATTGGGCTTGATTCTGGGGCATCACCTGATAATTTTGGGCCTGGGTGCGCTGCTGCTGGTGGTCAGGGCCATGGCCTTGGGTGGGCTGTACGACGCCAATATTGGCGAAGTGCGCCTGGTCACAGACCCCACCCTCGACTTCGGCACCATCTGGAGCTATCGCACCCATCTGTTTGATGTCAACAACCTAGAAGACCTGGTGGGCGGCCACATTTATGTGGCGGTGCTGCTGATTCTAGGGGGGGCTTGGCACATTCTGGTGCCGCCCTTTAAGTGGGTACAGCAGCGGTTTCTCTTCTCGGGCGACGGCATTTTAGCCTACTCACTGTTTGGCATTGCCCTGGCCGGGTTTGCGGCCTCCTACTACTGCGGCTTTAATACCCTGGCCTACCCCACCGAGTTTTATGGGCCACCCCTAGAGCTCAAGTCGGCGTTTTTGCCCTCCTACTATGACCCCAGTGGTGCGGTTGAATCGGGCTATTCTTCCCGTACCTGGTTGGCCAATGCTCACTTTTATCTAGCCTTTTTCTTCTTGCAGGGAGGGCTTTGGCACTATCAGCGGGCCATGGGCTTTGACCTCAGTAAAACCTGGGCCAACTGGCGGCAAAATAGGGTCGCTGTCAGCGAAAACCCTGCCCTGGTCTACCAAAACCCGGTGCATTCAGAACCCAAGCCGCTGCTGGCGGTTTGCTACGAAGCACCCCAGATCGATCTACCGCCGCTGCTCACCATGGAGCAGGACTTTGCTGACTACCTCTACCGTCCTTCCCAAGGCATAGAGCCGCCCAGCTTAGCCAAAACCAACGGCAATGGAGTACGACAAACCCTCTATCAAACCACCTACGAGTCTCGTAAACAGAGCTTCTACGGGTCTCCTAAGTCAGTAGACAATAGAGCGTTTGCTCAAAGCCGTCAGCCAGGGCGCATGTACGAGCCGCCAAAGGTGCCTCAGAACGGCTTACATTACCCCGTTCCTATCCCCCAGGTGGTATACGAACCAAGCCAAAGCCCAGTCCCTAGCCCCCAAACTACGGTCTAG
- a CDS encoding allophycocyanin subunit beta, translating into MQDTITAAINPADEKGSYLEAAELEALKKYFQSGTLRVKAASQIGESAASIISETVAKSLLYGDITCPGGNMYPTRRYAACLRDLTYFLRYATYAMLAADASILDERVLNGLKETYDSLGVPIEPTIQAIQAMKEVVTQRVGADAGQEMDVYLDHIISGLG; encoded by the coding sequence ATGCAAGATACCATTACTGCTGCGATTAACCCCGCCGATGAGAAAGGTAGCTATCTAGAGGCGGCTGAGCTAGAGGCCCTAAAAAAATATTTTCAAAGCGGTACGCTACGGGTAAAAGCGGCTAGCCAAATTGGCGAAAGTGCTGCCAGCATTATCAGTGAAACGGTAGCCAAAAGCCTGCTTTACGGAGACATCACTTGCCCTGGAGGCAACATGTATCCTACCCGGCGCTATGCGGCTTGTCTGCGCGATTTGACCTATTTTCTGCGCTACGCCACCTATGCCATGCTGGCGGCAGATGCCTCTATTTTGGATGAGCGAGTGCTGAATGGCCTCAAGGAAACCTATGACTCTCTGGGGGTGCCCATTGAGCCTACCATTCAAGCTATTCAAGCTATGAAAGAAGTGGTGACCCAACGAGTGGGTGCTGATGCTGGTCAAGAAATGGATGTGTACCTAGACCATATTATTTCGGGGCTGGGCTAG